Genomic segment of Terriglobia bacterium:
GGGAGACACGATGACGAAAGCCGACATTTCAGGGTGCGCGCTGCAAAGCAAGGGGACGATACCGGGGTCGGTAAACTTGAAAGACCGTTTCTGCCCCTCCGGCCAAGTGCCCAGGTTGTGGGTCTTCTTCTTGTCCCCGGAAATGGACGGCCAGAATACGTTGTGTTGTACTTTGTCGCTGTTCAGGAACTCGACCGTCGTCCCCACTTGGACCACCAGCACGTGCGGCTGGAAGAGCAATCCGCGTTGGTCCATGGTCACGATCTTTTCTGCGGGCTGTGGTGCAGTGCTTTCCAAATAGACTACTGACTTGCCCGGAGACACTTTGCCTTTGATTGAGCCGGCCATGCACAATTGAGACGCGACAAGGGCCAAAGCAATGACCTGGAGTGAATATTTGAGTTTCATTTTTCCTCTCTTCAAGACTACTGGCTGCAAATCCTCAACGGCCTCTATCGCCGAGCCGCATATTCGGCAAAGTAGATTGCCGCGATCTCTTCCTCAGTGAAATACGGGTAGGCGGGCATCACATCCCCCCCTGTTTTTTTCATCACGTCGCAGGAGCCATATTGGACCTGGTGAACAACGCCGCTGAGAGAGTGCCCTCTCGGGATGCTGGCGAGTGACGGAATGGTCCCCTGCTGCATGCTCGCGTGTCCAGCGCCTGGACCGGTGGCGTCGTGACATATGTGACAGGTCCCCCTCTCGATGTGCTCGCCCACCCGGGCGGCGGATTCGGGAACAAGAAGACCATCACGTTTTGTCGGTGGGACCCCAGCCAGCTTCTCCAGATGACCCAGCAAAGCGTCCACTTCATCTGCGCGCAGGTACTCAAAGGACGGCATGCTCTTTCCACCGTGTTGAAGCCGGTCGCGCAGGGAGGTGTCTGCCATTTCGGTCACCTCGTTGATCATGTCGTCATCCACATCGATTCCTCTCGCCGTCAGGCGAGTTCGCGTCAATACCGCGGACGTTCCCTGGACGGGGCCCAGCACCGAGTTGATTTCCGGCGTTGATCCTTTTCCATCGGGTCCGTGGCATCCCTGGCAATTCCAGCGGTAAAGATCAGCTCCCGTCACCACGAATTTTTCATTCAGGATTTCCGAAGATTGTTCCGGGCGGGCGCGGAACGTCGAGAGCAATCGCTGGACAATCGGTTTCAAGTTGTCCGGCCCTGCAGGAGTTCCCGTTGTAAGTCCCGGCTTCTGGTCGGTGGCGGGAACGGGCCCTCCTGCTCCCACCTGGCCCATCTGAGTTTGTGAGACTGTGAGCCCAAGATGTTTCAGCCAGCTTGGCCCCTGCACGGAAGTAGTGGGGAGCTCACGGGGTTTTGCGTCCGCAATCAGCATCTTTCCCGGTTGCTGCGCGCTCCCCTGCCCCCCGTTGGCTTGCATGTTTTGCCCTGAAGCGGAAAGCCGGAACCCGGCCACTGCCAGGGTCGCGGCGAGTACCAAAACAACATAGATCATCCGGTTCATGAAGTGTGGCCTCACTTGCTTTGGAAATTGGACTGCAAAGCGTGGTGAACATTGAGCGCCTGGGGTGTGCTTAATGTTACGGTTGATGACGCAGTCAATGCTGCGGTTGATGATGCGGCTAACGGCGTCTGGATCGATGCTGGTTCTGTGTCCTGGGAAACGCTGCGCATTTTCCATAGGATCAAGTATCCAAAAGTGTAGATAAATGCCGCCCACATGGTGCCGTAGAACGCCAGAAAAGGAACCGTGATAGACGGGGTAGCGAAAGGAGTGATCAACACACCGGTTTGAGGCAGCGAAGGCAACGGTCGTGCGCCGAAATCAACAGTGATGTTGAAGTCTGCAGGAGCGTATTCTTCATCGCCGCGGAAAGCCACTTGCACGGGATAGGAACCGTAGCGGCGGTCTTTGATGATCAGTTGCGCCTTGCCATCGGCCAGTGTGGGGCGGCTACCGAACGAAAGGTTGCCGAGACCGGTCTTTACTGAAAACTCCACGGGCTTGAAGCTGATGGGCGCCCCGCTCGCGTCACGCAAGGTGGCAATGACGGCCACGGGAGGCAGTGGTTTCGGCTCGTTTTGAGGTGAGCGGGTGAGCAGTCCATGCAGAGTGAAGAGGCCAGCGTACGTCGAAACACGTTCTTTCCCCACAGGAGCACTCTCGTCGGACGCGGACACGCGGGTCGCTTCCGCCAACGGAACCGTCTTCCACTCCGCAGTGATTGCGGCTACTTTGGTTGGCTTGGGCCGGACTGGGCCGGCAGCGTTCGCGCTTGTACCCCAAAGCAGCAGGGCCGCCAACATCAAGGCTGGAAACACGATTCCCGGTTTCCACCACCGCGCGGGCACAACCACGGCGGGCTCGGGCTGTGCGATCTCCGGTTCCTGCTCGCGCGTCTCCCACATTGATACGATCGGGAACACCTTGGCCATCAACGTGTAAATCAACGCGAAGCCGGCAACCGCGGCCGCAGTGATTGACCACTCCACCCAACTGGGATGGTAGTGTGTCCACTCCCAGGGCAGCCTTTGTCCCGAAGGCAGATAGGGGCTGCGCAGCGTTGGAACAACGATGATGTAGCGCTTCACCCAAGCGCCCACGATCACCAGTGCCGATGAGAACACCACGCCGGGTATGGTATAGCGCTGATAGCGCTTGAAGCCCAGCACGGCGATCATGACGGCCGCCGGAATAAATACGCACATGCTCTGCGCGACCCAGAACAATACGGCATAGTCACCAGTAAATAGGCGGTCCATCAGCATGCGCTCCATTCCTTCCAGCTTGTAGCCGGCGGTCAGGTACTCGTTGATGTTGAAGTACAGATAGATGAGCGAGAACGCGAGCAGCAGCAGGCCCAGTTTGCGGAAGTGCAGATCCTCAACGTATTGTTGCAGGCGGAAAACGCGCCGCAGCACCCACATGGAGAAGATCACGCCGGCTGTCCCGGAATAGATGGCGCCCACGACGAAATAAGGCCCAAAGATGCTACTGTTCCATCCTGGACGCAGGGTCATGGCGAAGATCCACGAGACCACCGTGTGCACCGAGACCGCCAGGGGGATAATGAAGACGGCCATGGAGGAGATGGACTTCTCCAGCAGCGCCTTCTGTCCCACTGTCCCGGTCCAACCCAGCGAAAGCGCGCGATACAGGCGGCGCCGCCAGGAAGAGATCTGCGGGAGTTTGGCCAGAATCGCCAGGTCGGGGATCATGGGGATGTAGAAATAGAGGATGCAGCCGGTCAGGTAGGTGCTCACACCGAGCACATCCCAGATGATGGGCGACTGTATGCGGCCGTAGCGGAACACGTTGAGCAGCCGGTCGGGCCGGCCCATGTCAATCATGACCATAGGCGCGCCAATGCACAGCGCAAACACTGTGATGGCCTCGGCCATGCGGGTGATCGGTTTCCGCCATTCGGTGTCCGTGACTCGCAGTATGGCCGAAATCAGCGTGCCCGCGTGGCTGATGCCGATGAAGAAAACGAAATTGGTAATGTACAGCCCCCAGGAGATCTGGTCGCGCATGCCGGTGACGATCAGCCCGTTCCGCAGCTGTTGGATGTAGGCGTACAGCCCCCACAGCAGG
This window contains:
- a CDS encoding cytochrome c, yielding MNRMIYVVLVLAATLAVAGFRLSASGQNMQANGGQGSAQQPGKMLIADAKPRELPTTSVQGPSWLKHLGLTVSQTQMGQVGAGGPVPATDQKPGLTTGTPAGPDNLKPIVQRLLSTFRARPEQSSEILNEKFVVTGADLYRWNCQGCHGPDGKGSTPEINSVLGPVQGTSAVLTRTRLTARGIDVDDDMINEVTEMADTSLRDRLQHGGKSMPSFEYLRADEVDALLGHLEKLAGVPPTKRDGLLVPESAARVGEHIERGTCHICHDATGPGAGHASMQQGTIPSLASIPRGHSLSGVVHQVQYGSCDVMKKTGGDVMPAYPYFTEEEIAAIYFAEYAARR
- a CDS encoding carboxypeptidase regulatory-like domain-containing protein, which codes for MKLKYSLQVIALALVASQLCMAGSIKGKVSPGKSVVYLESTAPQPAEKIVTMDQRGLLFQPHVLVVQVGTTVEFLNSDKVQHNVFWPSISGDKKKTHNLGTWPEGQKRSFKFTDPGIVPLLCSAHPEMSAFVIVSPTPYFAETDAAGDFTLSNVPDGPYTITAWHEGKKVQSKKITVSSDSAVDFTLQ
- the nrfD gene encoding polysulfide reductase NrfD, with product MEAREQNLLRSMLENTWRFYLWVGFLVAVLLWGLYAYIQQLRNGLIVTGMRDQISWGLYITNFVFFIGISHAGTLISAILRVTDTEWRKPITRMAEAITVFALCIGAPMVMIDMGRPDRLLNVFRYGRIQSPIIWDVLGVSTYLTGCILYFYIPMIPDLAILAKLPQISSWRRRLYRALSLGWTGTVGQKALLEKSISSMAVFIIPLAVSVHTVVSWIFAMTLRPGWNSSIFGPYFVVGAIYSGTAGVIFSMWVLRRVFRLQQYVEDLHFRKLGLLLLAFSLIYLYFNINEYLTAGYKLEGMERMLMDRLFTGDYAVLFWVAQSMCVFIPAAVMIAVLGFKRYQRYTIPGVVFSSALVIVGAWVKRYIIVVPTLRSPYLPSGQRLPWEWTHYHPSWVEWSITAAAVAGFALIYTLMAKVFPIVSMWETREQEPEIAQPEPAVVVPARWWKPGIVFPALMLAALLLWGTSANAAGPVRPKPTKVAAITAEWKTVPLAEATRVSASDESAPVGKERVSTYAGLFTLHGLLTRSPQNEPKPLPPVAVIATLRDASGAPISFKPVEFSVKTGLGNLSFGSRPTLADGKAQLIIKDRRYGSYPVQVAFRGDEEYAPADFNITVDFGARPLPSLPQTGVLITPFATPSITVPFLAFYGTMWAAFIYTFGYLILWKMRSVSQDTEPASIQTPLAASSTAALTASSTVTLSTPQALNVHHALQSNFQSK